A stretch of Blautia liquoris DNA encodes these proteins:
- a CDS encoding HAD-IIB family hydrolase — MIKLIITDLDGTFLNSKGSFEKEYYQKIKKIMDINHIAFAACTGKQCERVEELFNFEDSKDIWILGDSATRIKYNGEYVYESFLPNSLGINIIDKLESIASDHTIIACTPTSAFIKSTVDKEIVEKLRQSYAVVKVLDNFREIKEDFVKITVFDAKLRCFEHVKQLLEFKDKAYIVASEAAWIDISNYNVHKGTTVHQLQKILNVTKDETMAFGDGLNDIELMDAATYSFAVRNASDQIKEKATFITKSNDDNGVLQAIEKILLLQNENKSYGNLYGEVCAKR; from the coding sequence ATGATTAAACTTATTATTACTGATTTAGATGGAACATTTCTAAATTCTAAAGGCAGTTTCGAAAAAGAATATTATCAAAAGATAAAGAAAATCATGGATATCAATCATATTGCCTTTGCAGCATGTACAGGAAAACAGTGTGAACGTGTAGAAGAGCTTTTTAACTTTGAAGATTCAAAAGACATTTGGATATTAGGAGATAGCGCTACTCGTATAAAATACAATGGTGAATATGTATACGAATCTTTTTTACCAAATTCGTTGGGAATAAATATAATCGATAAGCTCGAATCTATTGCTTCTGATCATACGATCATAGCATGTACACCTACATCTGCGTTCATAAAGTCAACTGTAGATAAAGAAATTGTGGAAAAACTACGTCAATCTTATGCTGTAGTCAAAGTTTTGGATAATTTCCGAGAGATCAAAGAAGATTTCGTTAAAATTACAGTTTTCGATGCTAAATTAAGATGTTTTGAACATGTGAAACAGCTTTTAGAATTTAAAGATAAAGCATATATTGTAGCATCTGAAGCAGCTTGGATTGACATTTCAAATTATAATGTTCATAAAGGAACGACGGTACATCAGCTTCAAAAAATATTGAATGTAACAAAGGATGAAACAATGGCATTTGGTGATGGATTAAATGACATAGAATTAATGGACGCAGCAACATATAGTTTTGCTGTTCGTAATGCATCTGATCAAATAAAAGAAAAGGCCACGTTTATCACAAAATCCAATGATGACAACGGTGTTTTACAAGCAATTGAAAAAATATTATTGTTACAGAATGAAAATAAAAGTTACGGGAACCTGTATGGCG